The following is a genomic window from Bacteroidia bacterium.
ATTCTTTCCAGTCGCTGATCGACAATAATATGATCCAGGCAAAATGAAAGATCTTCAATTGATCCAAACTGTAACCGAAGCCCATATGATTTTGGGTGTAAAAAAGCCCAAACATCCGCTCGTTTCGGTTATCCCTCAAAACGAATTGCACCATATCCCTCAGGAAATTGGCTTCCGGGTGAGAGTGGATTTGTTTCAAATATGGATGAAGGAAGGGGTTGAGTGTGAAATTGGTTATGGCCGTAATTCATATGATTTTGGGGAAGGGACGCTGGCATTTATGAAAGCCGGGCAGGTACTCACCCATACAGGCGTACCCAATAATACCCAAAATGGAAAAGGCTGGTTGTTATTATTCCACCCCGACCTGATCAGGAAGTCAGAGTTGGGGAAAAAAATTCACACCTACACCTTTTTTGACTACGAAGTGTCTGAGGCGCTTCACGTATCTGAGGAAGAGAGAAAATCATTGACCGAGATTGTAAAAAAAATAGAAAAAGAACTGAGCCTTAATCTGGACAAACATAGCCAGGGGCTGATCGTCTCCAATATCGAACTCCTGCTCAATTACTGCGCAAGGTATTATGACCGGCAATTTTACACCCGGTCCAACCTCAACCAGGATCTGGCCTCCAAATTTGAAAACCTCTTGCGGGACTATTACAACTCCCAAAAACCCGCAGAATCAGGTCTCCCGACCGTCAAATACTGCGGTGAGCAGATGAATATGTCTTCGCATTATCTCAGCGATTTGCTGAAAAAAGAAACCGGCAGAAATGCCCAGGAGCATATTCACCATTTTGTGATCGACAAGGCAAAAACGATGTTGCTCGGCTCCACCGAACCCGTCAGCCAGATTGCCTACGGACTAGGTTTCGAGTATCCGCAGCACTTCACCAAACTATTCAAAGCCAAAACCGGCATGAGCCCGGTGGAGTATAAGAGTTTGAATTGAGGGGCGGAAACCATGAGGCTAAAGCCTGTGTTGTGGGATAGAATACGTTTCAATTATTGATTCCTTCAGGTTTTGGCCTAAAAATCGCGATTAATTCGTACCGGACGGGCGTTGTTCACACACTTTTTTCAGGCCTTCAATTTCCATGGTCATATATTGGGAAGTCAGGTTAGCCGTCATCTTGTATAACAGCTTAGCCAAAAAACCTTCATAGGTCATCGTTAGCGATACGGCTGTATGATTATCGCCCGGTGACAAGGCATGACCAGCAGTCATCGTCAAACCCGGAGATTTTGATACCCACGTAAAAGATCGGTTTTCCTCGTATTGTATCACTTTCCAGACATTGGGAAGTAGTCTGGGTTGAAAAACTTTTGCACTGACACCAGGACCAAGTACAGTGTTGTTGATAAGGACAATTTTTTTTATAGAAGCCGTCCACAAATGCCAGTGTTCAACATCTGCAAGAATCTTAAAAATCGCCTCAGGAGTAGCCTGTATTGCGATATTTTGGGTGATCGTCAATGGGTTGGGCATTCGTTTGAAGGTTACGTTTCTCAGCGAAATGTACTTATTCTACAGAAAATTTACTATCTGCTGACAGGTTTTTTAGCTTCCAGTTGAACAATTTCCTGTTTTCCACAAACCTTTCATATTGCTCGCCGGACATAGCCCTACTTCCCCCGCTGGATAATCCTGATCCCACTCCCACCGGGCTCTCCCGCCGCGCCAAACTTTGAAAGGTTATACGTAAAGCCCAGCAAAAAATACCGGCTCAATGTCAACGTCTGCACTTCTTCGATATAGTTCAGCTCGCTCGTGCGGCTAAAGCCCAGATTCTGATTGAGCATGTCAAATGCCGATAGTTTGATCTCGCCTCTGCGGTTTTTCAGCACATACTTCGACAGTGAAGCTTTCCACAGCGGAATTCGGGTCTCTTCATTAAAAGCTGTACCGGCATATACGGCGTAGTTGATGCCCGTGCGCAAGGCCCAGGTTTTGGCAAAGTTGACAGAAAAGTCGGCGTAATACCGCTTGTTCAAAAATGCCTGATTTAAATCCTGATTCACCGAATACCGCGTCAGGTTGTGATCAAAATCTACCCCCAACACGATGTCCACCACGTCTTTGTTGCGGTTTTCGATGCTCAATCCCACCGAATTGATCAACCGGTCCACATTGTTTTCGCGGCTGTTGACAAACAATATTCCCCGGTTGTAAATAGAATTTAAATCCAGGTTGATTCTGCTTTTTATGGGTTTGATGGGCGTACCAAAACTCAGACTCCCGGCAATTCGCAGGTCTCTGGCTACGTTTACAGGTGTTGTGATCTGCCGGAACAGCGAATCGATGCTCCGCGAATTGGTGATTTTGTTTTGGGTATAAGTGGCCTCCAGATTGGCAAACAAACTGGTAAAGGTAAACGCGCTGTATGAATTGTAGCGCAAATTCATCTGATGGGAATACTCCGGACGGAGGTTCGGATTGCCAATGACAATGCTCAGCGGATTGGAGTTGTCCGCAATGGGCTGCAACTGCTCCAGTGAAGGTTCCCGCACGCTGGTTTCGTAGTCAAGTCCCAGACTCGTAGATGTGGTGAAATTAAAATTGGCCCGCATCAGGGGAAGGATATTGAGAAAGTTCTGGCGAATGGTGGTCCCGCTGGTAAATATTTCTCCACGAAGGCGCGACTGCTGAAGGTTTACCCCCGTAGTAAAATTGAACTTTTTGCGGTTGTACTGAAAATCCATACCCGCTCTTTCGTAAAAATAGCCGCGCTGGTAGTGGTTGCTCAGGTCTGTATTGAGGATTTCCCGGGGATTGTCGTTGGGGCGAATGTCAAACACATCGCGGATCAGCTTATTGCCATAGTTCTGATGGGAAAGGTTAAAAGCCAGAAACTTGCCCTTGCCCAGAGGTTCTGTATAAGTCAGCCTTGCGCTATAGTCAAGCTGATCGCCATTTTGTATTTGCGACTGATTTACACTGTCTGAGAAGGCGTACAACGGGTCCTCAGGCAGATACCGGTTGATCGATCCGATGAGCGCAGTCCGGTCATTGCTGGTAAGACCGAGATTTGCGTTTGCCACCACTGCCCTGCCCTTTTTGGCAAACCGCTGGCGATAAGTGAAGTTGTTTCGAAAGCTGAGATTCGTTCCGTCGGAAGTGTTGGTACGCAGGCTGCTGTTTTCGGTAAATCCGAGTTCATTCAGTGCGCGGCTGTTGCTATTGAGGTCCAGCCCGGCATCGTTAAAGCCAAAATTGGAGCGGAAAATGATATTCTTAGATGAATCGATCTCATGCCGCAATGTCAGATTGATGCGGTGATTTTGATTGCGGCTGGTCTGGTCGGTATTTTCGTCCGAATTAAACACACTTTCGCCGAGAAAATTCTGACGGAAGGTGCTGCTTTCTGTTTCGTTTTTGATTCCGCTGTAGAAGTAGTTGGTACTGAGTTCGGTCTTTTTACTGAAATCGTAATTGAAGTTCAGTCCTCCGGCTGCCGTTGTGGTAAATCCGCTTCCCAGTGCATTGTTGATAGGCAGTCCCAGGTCGCTGGCATTGAGCGAAATGCGGAAAGAACCACCACCTCCGCCACCACCTGACGACATCATATTCTGCAACCCGCCCATAAAGTTGATATAATCATCGATGCCAAACCCCTGTTGGTTGGTGTTGTTGAGCATGCCCAGGCCGGAAAACTGAAGTTTTTTGGTAAACCGGTTAACGTTGGCGCGGCCTTCAAACCGGTCTTTTGTGCCGTAACCACCGGTTACATTGCCAAATACCCCCTTCTTTTTGTCCTCTTTCAGCGAAAGGTTAATGGTCTTTTCCCGCTGCCCGTCATCTATGCCGGTAAACTCTGCAAAGTCTGACTTTTTATCATAAACCTGCACTTTGTCCACCGCATTGGCAGGCAGATTTTTGCTGGCGATTTTGGGGTCGTCTCCGAAAAATTCTTTCCCATCCACATATACTTTCCGCACTTCTTTTCCCTGCGCTTTGATGGTACCGTTCTGGTCAACCTCCACGCCGGGAAGTTTTTTGAGGAGATCTTCGACTACGGCGTTGGGCTGGGTTTGGAAAGCGTCGGCGTTGTATTCGATCGTGTCTCTTTTGATGAGAATGGGGGTTCGCTGTCCTTCTATGGTAACTTCTCCCAGTGAAAGGTCAAGAGGCTCCAGCGGAATATCGCCCAGATTGATTTCCGGTGTATCACCTTTGACGGAAAGTGTACGGCTTGCCTGCCGGTAGCCGATATAGGTGATTTGGAGGATGTATTCACCAGGCTTAGTTTTTTTGAAGAGAAACTTCCCCGTCTTGTCGCTGAGCGAAAACGAAACCAGAACAGAGTCGGCCGCTTTCAACAGCGTAACCGTAGCCGCCATCAGAGGCGCGTTGGCGGTATCGAGTACTGTACCGGAAACCATGGTTGTCGCCTCCTGTCCGTACATATTTACGGACAGGGTGATTAACGCCAATATGATAGAAATGAGAAAAATTCTGGGCATGGGGAAGAGTAGTTTGGTTAAAATTGTTTTTATCTCTCGAAACCACGACGAACGCTAAAGATGCTACTGTTAACCACGAAGGACACTAAGGTCTCACGAAGTACACTAAGGTTTCTGGTGTGTATGAATTTACAGAAGACAACACTTACACGTTTTCTTTGTGTATCTGCTCAGTAGATGGTTTTCCCTTGTGTGCTTCGTGGTTATTTTTTCTTAGCCTTTAATTTCGCCTTTGAATAAACTTGATGGTTGTTCCGCCACCGCTTCCGCTTCCGCCCATTTCGGCTTCCATTTCCTTCATTTTTTCTTTCATGATTTCTTCAAATTCGGCCTGTGTGACTTCTCTTCCTTTTGAAGGCGCAGCCATCAAGTCGCTTTCCACTTTGCCGATTTTCACTTCTTTGGCGACAATGGTCTGTTCTCCGTCGTTGATACTCACTTCGAGAATCAGTCCCGGCAGACGGCCCAGGTTGCCCGGCCCGGTGGAAACCGGAATTTGCGGGGTAAACCACACTTCCGTCTTTGTAACACTGTCGGCCATGGTAGCTTTCTGGCAGATATATTCACCGATCTGTTTTTGTTCGCCGGTCAGTTTCCACTCGTAGGATTTCAACTCGTCTTTGATCAGAAATACTTTCCCCATAAACTCCCGCTGCTCGATTTTCTGCTCTTCCTGAAGATCTTTATAGAGCTTGTTGTCGGGGCGGGCAATAATCATTTTAAAATGCATTTCGCCACTTCCACCACTGATTTCCTGATTTTCGTCCTCATCTGATTCCGCATCTTTGTAGAGGGAAGCGTCGGGAGAAAAATAGAGTGTCTTTTTTGCCGCCTGCTCTTTGGGCAGCATAGCCATCATTTCGTCGTCTTCCATTCCTTCAAGATGGATTTTCAGTTGAATGACTTCTTCATAAGTTACTTCGCCCTCAACTGACTGGCTGAAAGCAAACAGCGGCAACAGCGCAAATAAAAAGTTTAGTAGTTTTTTCATAAAGATTTATTTTGACTGTAAAACTACATGCAGGGAATTTACCGGCGGGTTAATCAACCTTGATTTAATGTTAATTAAGGTTAAAATCTGCGGCAGGTATCCATGGATTCGGTATTTTTACCTTTGTGAACCGAAATCAATTATCCATATCGCTGATGATCGGAAGCCTGGCACTTTTGCTGGTTTTCCAGTTTTTGTGGCTGCGCAATGTGTGGCAGACCGAGGTGGAAAACCTCCGAAAAGAGACCGACCAGCTATTTGTCAATGCCATCCGCGACATTGAAGATTCGCTTGTACAGCAGATTTATATCGATCCCCTGATGGTTCATGTCAACAGACCTAAGGATGAACATTTTAGTATCCGCAAAAGGATCAATACAGATACTGACAAACAAATCACGATTCTGGGACAAAGTTCGGGCACAAACCTGTCCGGTTCAGATTCTACCTTCCGGTTTACCTTTCGCTCACGATTTAATGAAGATGACAAAGACAAACGGAAAGGCTCCATTTCACTGTTTGTTGCGATGACCGATACGCTGCGAACCCTGGATTCCGGGCAACCCCTGATAAGTCAGCTTTCGCTAAAACCCCTGCTTGAGCAAAAATTTGATGAGGAAATTAAAAATACGGGGCTCGGTTTGCCTTATAAACTGGGGGAAGTCGCGGATACAGATTCTGTATTTAGCGGAATTATCACCCATTCTTATATTGACATTCCCAGTGAAGAAGGTTATGCAGTATATATCAATGATTATCAGGGCTATATTTTCAAAAAAATCGTTCCCGAAATCCTCTTTTCGATTTTCCTGTTTGTATGTATTTCTCTCGCATTTTACCTTACTTACCGCAACCTTCGCAACCAGCAGCGGCTCAACCAGCTCAAAAACGACTTCATCAGCAATGTCACCCACGAGCTAAAAACGCCCATCACGACCGTAAGCGTGGCTATCGAAGCCCTGCGCAATTTTAACGCACTGGACGATCCCAACCGCACCCGCGAATATCTCGACATTTCCCAGCAGGAACTCAACCGCCTGGCAATCCTCGTGGATCGCGTGCTGAAAATGTCGCTGTTTGAAAAAGCAGAACCCGAACTGAAAATGGAAACCGTGAGTCTGCGGGAAATCATTCAGGAGATACTCGGATCGATGAAACTTCAGTTTGAAAGGCTGTCTGCAAAGGTGTCCTTTCATTCACCCGAAATTCCATTCTCCCTTACCGGCGACCGGCTCCATCTCACCAGCGTCGTCTATAACCTGATCGACAATGCCTTAAAATACGGCGGAGAACATCCGCAGATAGAAATCGCATTGGCAGAAGCCCAGGGGCAGATCAGCCTTTCGGTTAAAGATTCGGGGATGGGAATTGCGTCTGAGTACCGGGAAAAAATCTTCGAGAAATTTTTCCGCGTACCCACCGGAGACAGGCACAATATCAAAGGGCATGGGTTGGGACTGAGTTATGTTGCCAGTGTAGTGGAAAAACATCAGGGCACAATTTCCGTCGAAAGCCAGCCTGGCAAAGGATCGTGTTTTACCGTTTTATTGCCCGCCGATCATGCCTAAGACCCGGATTTTATATGTGGAAGACGAGCCTTTTCTGGCCAAAATCGTCAGAGAAAGCCTGGAGAGCCGGGGTTTTGAGGTGGTGATGGTTCACGATGGGGCGAAAGTCATGCAGGTTTTCCGGCAGCAGGTGCCCGACATTTGCGTGCTCGACGTGATGCTTCCCAATGTGGACGGATTTGAGTTGGGCAAAAAAATAAGGGCGGAAAATGTTTCTATTCCCATCATTTTTCTCACTGCCAAAGTACAGACAGAGGATTTGCTGAGCGGA
Proteins encoded in this region:
- a CDS encoding helix-turn-helix domain-containing protein is translated as MKDLQLIQTVTEAHMILGVKKPKHPLVSVIPQNELHHIPQEIGFRVRVDLFQIWMKEGVECEIGYGRNSYDFGEGTLAFMKAGQVLTHTGVPNNTQNGKGWLLLFHPDLIRKSELGKKIHTYTFFDYEVSEALHVSEEERKSLTEIVKKIEKELSLNLDKHSQGLIVSNIELLLNYCARYYDRQFYTRSNLNQDLASKFENLLRDYYNSQKPAESGLPTVKYCGEQMNMSSHYLSDLLKKETGRNAQEHIHHFVIDKAKTMLLGSTEPVSQIAYGLGFEYPQHFTKLFKAKTGMSPVEYKSLN
- a CDS encoding SRPBCC family protein; translated protein: MPNPLTITQNIAIQATPEAIFKILADVEHWHLWTASIKKIVLINNTVLGPGVSAKVFQPRLLPNVWKVIQYEENRSFTWVSKSPGLTMTAGHALSPGDNHTAVSLTMTYEGFLAKLLYKMTANLTSQYMTMEIEGLKKVCEQRPSGTN
- a CDS encoding TonB-dependent receptor; the protein is MPRIFLISIILALITLSVNMYGQEATTMVSGTVLDTANAPLMAATVTLLKAADSVLVSFSLSDKTGKFLFKKTKPGEYILQITYIGYRQASRTLSVKGDTPEINLGDIPLEPLDLSLGEVTIEGQRTPILIKRDTIEYNADAFQTQPNAVVEDLLKKLPGVEVDQNGTIKAQGKEVRKVYVDGKEFFGDDPKIASKNLPANAVDKVQVYDKKSDFAEFTGIDDGQREKTINLSLKEDKKKGVFGNVTGGYGTKDRFEGRANVNRFTKKLQFSGLGMLNNTNQQGFGIDDYINFMGGLQNMMSSGGGGGGGSFRISLNASDLGLPINNALGSGFTTTAAGGLNFNYDFSKKTELSTNYFYSGIKNETESSTFRQNFLGESVFNSDENTDQTSRNQNHRINLTLRHEIDSSKNIIFRSNFGFNDAGLDLNSNSRALNELGFTENSSLRTNTSDGTNLSFRNNFTYRQRFAKKGRAVVANANLGLTSNDRTALIGSINRYLPEDPLYAFSDSVNQSQIQNGDQLDYSARLTYTEPLGKGKFLAFNLSHQNYGNKLIRDVFDIRPNDNPREILNTDLSNHYQRGYFYERAGMDFQYNRKKFNFTTGVNLQQSRLRGEIFTSGTTIRQNFLNILPLMRANFNFTTSTSLGLDYETSVREPSLEQLQPIADNSNPLSIVIGNPNLRPEYSHQMNLRYNSYSAFTFTSLFANLEATYTQNKITNSRSIDSLFRQITTPVNVARDLRIAGSLSFGTPIKPIKSRINLDLNSIYNRGILFVNSRENNVDRLINSVGLSIENRNKDVVDIVLGVDFDHNLTRYSVNQDLNQAFLNKRYYADFSVNFAKTWALRTGINYAVYAGTAFNEETRIPLWKASLSKYVLKNRRGEIKLSAFDMLNQNLGFSRTSELNYIEEVQTLTLSRYFLLGFTYNLSKFGAAGEPGGSGIRIIQRGK
- a CDS encoding GLPGLI family protein, which translates into the protein MKKLLNFLFALLPLFAFSQSVEGEVTYEEVIQLKIHLEGMEDDEMMAMLPKEQAAKKTLYFSPDASLYKDAESDEDENQEISGGSGEMHFKMIIARPDNKLYKDLQEEQKIEQREFMGKVFLIKDELKSYEWKLTGEQKQIGEYICQKATMADSVTKTEVWFTPQIPVSTGPGNLGRLPGLILEVSINDGEQTIVAKEVKIGKVESDLMAAPSKGREVTQAEFEEIMKEKMKEMEAEMGGSGSGGGTTIKFIQRRN
- a CDS encoding HAMP domain-containing sensor histidine kinase; the encoded protein is MNRNQLSISLMIGSLALLLVFQFLWLRNVWQTEVENLRKETDQLFVNAIRDIEDSLVQQIYIDPLMVHVNRPKDEHFSIRKRINTDTDKQITILGQSSGTNLSGSDSTFRFTFRSRFNEDDKDKRKGSISLFVAMTDTLRTLDSGQPLISQLSLKPLLEQKFDEEIKNTGLGLPYKLGEVADTDSVFSGIITHSYIDIPSEEGYAVYINDYQGYIFKKIVPEILFSIFLFVCISLAFYLTYRNLRNQQRLNQLKNDFISNVTHELKTPITTVSVAIEALRNFNALDDPNRTREYLDISQQELNRLAILVDRVLKMSLFEKAEPELKMETVSLREIIQEILGSMKLQFERLSAKVSFHSPEIPFSLTGDRLHLTSVVYNLIDNALKYGGEHPQIEIALAEAQGQISLSVKDSGMGIASEYREKIFEKFFRVPTGDRHNIKGHGLGLSYVASVVEKHQGTISVESQPGKGSCFTVLLPADHA